The Glycine soja cultivar W05 chromosome 3, ASM419377v2, whole genome shotgun sequence genome window below encodes:
- the LOC114406719 gene encoding cytoplasmic tRNA 2-thiolation protein 2-like, which produces MACNGSGCQSGGCYKDEDATCKQPPKSEEADSKNPSNVCIKCKLNDAVSGYGGIDDGRFCADCFKTNLFGKFRFAVTSNAMITPTDKVLVAFSGGPSSRVALQFVHDMQERAQRNFDASRDRSLPVFGVGVVFIDESAVLPIPSNEMEEAVEVVSEVVSSLAPPRKELHIVPIETVYSSDSGDGKERITKVVNTVIDPTGREDVLLCLRMLALQKVASEFGYNRIILGSCISRIACHVISATVKGQGYSLPADIQYVDARWEVPVVLPLRDCFAQEINMLCHLDGLKTVKLSTDLCSSINGLVSSFVALLQEENPSRESTIVRTAGKLTPFQFNRIPEIIDGNVPLATRRRQKRYNLKSNESVSSESFCPLCNSPLDKSEITDWSNIDSHRSSDIFYNTCCSSCRFQILPSDSMAMEQFYMDLPQSVVGRAKQANNGNLSLLREQIQDYLLSDGEDET; this is translated from the exons ATGGCGTGCAACGGCTCTGGGTGCCAGTCCGGTGGCTGCTACAAAGACGAAGACGCAACATGTAAGCAACCACCCAAGTCCGAAGAAGCCGATTCAAAAAACCCTAGCAATGTCTGCATCAAGTGCAAGCTCAACGACGCCGTTTCGGGCTACGGCGGAATCGACGATGGTCGTTTCTGCGCCGATTGCTTCAAAACCAACTTGTTCGGCAAGTTTCGTTTCGCCGTCACTTCAAATGCCATGATAACTCCCACGGACAAGGTCCTCGTTGCCTTCTCTGGTGGCCCTTCATCCAG ggTAGCTTTGCAATTTGTTCATGACATGCAAGAGAGGGCTCAGAGGAACTTCGATGCGAGTAGGGACCGGTCGTTGCCGGTGTTTGGTGTTGGAGTTGTGTTTATTGATGAGAGTGCCGTGTTGCCGATTCCTTCTAATGAAATGGAGGAAGCGGTTGAGGTTGTTAGTGAGGTTGTGTCGAGTTTGGCCCCACCAAGGAAGGAGTTGCATATTGTTCCTATTGAGACCGTTTATTCCTCGGATTCTGGTGATGGGAAGGAGAGGATAACCAAGGTAGTGAACACAGTGATTGATCCAACGGGAAGGGAGGATGTATTGCTCTGTCTGCGAATGTTGGCGCTACAAAAG GTTGCTTCTGAATTTGGGTATAACAGGATCATTCTGGGGTCATGCATTTCGAGGATTGCTTGCCATGTCATTTCAGCCACTgtgaag GGTCAAGGATACTCATTACCTGCAGATATACAGTATGTTGATGCTAGATGGGAAGTTCCTGTTGTACTTCCTCTGCGTGATTGTTTTGCTCAAGAGATCAACATGCTATGCCACCTTGATGG TCTAAAGACTGTAAAGTTGTCTACAGATCTGTGCTCTAGCATTAATGGCTTGGTATCATCTTTTGTGGCTTTATTGCAG GAAGAAAACCCATCACGAGAGAGCACAATTGTAAGAACAGCTGGTAAACTTACTCCCTTCCAATTCAACAGGATTCCAGAGATCATTGATGGTAATGTTCCCTTGGCAACTCGAAGACGCCAGAAGAGATATAATCTCAAATCCAATGAATCTGTTTCCTCAGAATCTTTCTGTCCTCTCTGCAACAGCCCACTCGACAAGAGTGAGATTACTGATTGGAGTAATATTGATAGCCACAGAAgtagtgatattttttataatacctGCTGTTCAAGTTGTCGGTTTCAGATACTTCCAAGTGATTCCATGGCAATGGAACAATTTTATATGGATTTGCCTCAGTCGGTGGTTGGCCGAGCAAAGCAAGCCAACAATGGTAATTTGAGTCTGCTAAG GGAACAAATTCAAGATTACCTGCTCTCAGATGGTGAAGATGAAACATAG